In Plodia interpunctella isolate USDA-ARS_2022_Savannah chromosome 17, ilPloInte3.2, whole genome shotgun sequence, one genomic interval encodes:
- the LOC128676898 gene encoding UDP-glycosyltransferase UGT5-like, whose protein sequence is MGLKILFAALTLLCCSIVAESASILALFSSLSYTDHLVFRGYVSLLTQKGHSIVVMTPYPGNFQYPDVEKIIELEVGQDSAIYWDEYRRLMTNADDYFPRQRALNELALKIAIAQLKSQQMQALLINPNIKFDLVITEADVPLLYAVAEKYKVPHIAITTSNGKIHQHEAKSNPIHPILYPDVNTLNYKDLSLWQKVIEFYRHLQTKNEYYNHYLPLSEVAAKKLLGLKRDLQEVEYDIDLLLIAANPVLVGNRPTVPAVTYVDRMHIRPNAVLPQNWKAVLDSATKGVLYFSLGVTQDAELLPPSILQTLSDAFRELPYTVLWKIGNTTMINKPDNVIAEGWFPQQELLSHPNIKAFITHGGARSLEEAIYFQVPIVGLPIVRSRKVFIQEITKFGTGEILDPYQLDKELLKTTISAVASNEKYKKAMIKLKDMVYDPVISGPDNAVWWTEYVLRHNGARPLRSSFVGVSFFKYYMLDLLCYILAGYLFFLYLSYMILRYVYSRLRKRFRGVPELGGKGGKFKAL, encoded by the exons atggggCTGAAGATATTATTTGCTGCATTGACTCTCTTATGCTGCAGCATTGTAGCGGAAAGTGCATCAATTCTAGCTTTATTCTCATCTCTTTCTTACACGGATCACCTCGTATTTAGAGGATATGTTTCACTTCTCACGCAAAAAGGACATTCCATTGTAGTTATGACGCCATATCCTGGTAATTTCCAGTACCCAGACGTAGAGAAAATTATAGAATTGGAAGTGGGACAGGACTCTGCAATCTACTGGGACGAATACCGGAGACTGATGACTAATGCAGATGATTATTTCCCAAGACAGAGGGCGTTAAATGAACTTGCTCTTAAAATTGCGATAGCTCAATTAAAATCGCAACAGATGCAAGCGTTACTGATCAACCCGAACATCAAATTCGATCTTGTTATTACCGAAGCTGACGTGCCTCTGCTTTATGCCGTCGCGGAGAAGTACAAGGTCCCCCACATTGCTATAACCACGTCAAATGGAAAAATACATCAGCATGAAGCAAAGAGCAATCCAATTCATCCAATTTTGTATCCAGATGTCAACACCTTGAACTATAAGGATTTGAGCCTTTGGCAGAAAGTGATTGAGTTCTACCGTCATTTGCAGACGAAGAATGAGTACTACAACCATTATCTCCCTTTGAGTGAAGTAGCCGCTAAGAAACTCCTAGGTTTGAAGAGAGATCTTCAAGAAGTGGAATATGATATTGACTTATTGCTTATTGCTGCAAATCCCGTTCTCGTTGGCAACAGACCTACAGTGCCTGCAGTCACTTATGTCGACCGAATGCATATTCGACCCAACGCTGTTTTACCTCAG AACTGGAAAGCAGTTTTAGATTCCGCCACTAAAGGAGTCCTCTACTTCAGTCTAGGAGTAACTCAAGACGCCGAGCTCCTTCCGCCCTCGATTCTCCAGACCCTTTCAGATGCATTCAGGGAGCTTCCCTATACAGTTCTCTGGAAGATTGGCAACACCACCATGATCAACAAACCGGATAATGTAATTGCCGAGGGATGGTTTCCTCAACAAGAATTACTAT CTCATCCGAACATCAAGGCTTTTATAACTCATGGAGGCGCGCGGTCTTTGGAGGAAGCCATATATTTCCAAGTGCCAATCGTCGGTCTACCGATCGTGAGATCTAGAAAAGTCTTTATTCAAGAGATAACTAAATTCGGCACCGGCGAAATTCTGGATCCTTATCAGTTGGACAAAGAATTGCTGAAAACAACCATTTCAGCAGTTGCCTCCAATGAAAA gtACAAAAAAGCTATGATCAAACTCAAGGACATGGTTTACGATCCTGTCATATCTGGACCTGACAACGCTGTCTGGTGGACGGAGTACGTTCTTCGTCACAACGGCGCTCGTCCCCTTCGATCTTCTTTCGTGGGAGTGTCATTCTTCAAGTATTACATGCTCGACCTGCTTTGTTACATCTTGGCAGGTTACCTGTTCTTTTTGTACCTCTCGTATATGATTCTGCGTTACGTTTACAGTCGTCTTCGTAAACGTTTCAGGGGTGTTCCTGAGTTGGGCGGTAAAGGTGGTAAGTTTAAAGCCTTGTAG